The Pseudofrankia sp. DC12 region GCTGCGCCTGCTCCTCGGGGCCGCCCTGGTAGTCGCCGGGGGTGTCCTCGTCCTGCATCGGGCGAACGTGAACACGCTGCGGGACGGGCTGTGGGCGACCGGGGTGACGGCGGTCGGCCTGGCCCTGCTCGGCGGGCCGTGGTGGATCCGGCTGACGTCCCAGCTCGGCGCCGAACGTGCCGAAAGGATCCGCGGCCAGGAGCGGGCCGACATCGCCGCCCACCTGCACGACTCCGTCCTGCAGACGCTCGCCCTCATCCAGCGCAACGCGGACTCGCCGCGCGAGGTGACCCGCCTCGCCCGCGGCCAGGAACGCGAGCTCCGCGGCCTGCTCTACGGGACCCGCGCGGCCGGCGGCCAGCTCGGCGCGGAGCTGCGCACGGCCGCCGCCGAGGTCGAGGACGCCTATGCGGTCAAGGTCGACGTCGTCGTGGTCGGTGACCTCGCCCTCGACGACGCGCTCGCGGCGGCCTGCGCCGCCGCCCGCGAGGCGATGGTCAACGCGGCCCGGCATTCCGGGGCCACCGACGTCTCGCTCTACGCCGAGGTCGAGGCCGACGCGGTCAGCGTGTTCGTCCGGGACCGTGGGGTCGGCTTCGAGCCGGACGCGGTCGCCGAGGACCGTCAGGGCGTGCGCGGCTCGATCATCGGCCGGGTCGAGCGCAACGGCGGGACGGTCTCGCTCCGCAGCAGCCCCGGCGGGGGAACAGAGGTGGCGATAAGGATGCGGCGATGACGACGGTGTACCTGGTCGACGACCACGCGATGTTCCGGGCCGGCGTCCGCGCCGAGCTCGGCGGCCGGGTCGAGGTAGTCGGTGAGGCGGCGACGCCCGCCGCCGCCGTCGCCGGCATCGTGGCGAGCCGGCCGCAGGTCGTCCTGCTCGACGTGCACATGCCGGACGGCGGCGGCCTCGCCGTGCTGCGACAGGTGGGCGAGCGCGTGCCGGACACCCGCTTCCTGGTGCTCTCCGTCTCGGACGCGGCCGAGGACGTCATCGCCCTGATCCGCGCGGGCGCCCGCGGCTACGTCACGAAGACGATCTCCGCGGACGAGCTCGCCGACGCCGTCGAACGGGTGGCGGGCGGGGACGTCGTGTTCAGCCCTCGCCTCGCCGGCTTCGTCCTGGACGCCTTCCGGGACGCGCCGAACGCCCCGCCCGCCGCGGCCGCCCCCGACGCGGACTTCGACCAGCTCACCCCGCGCGAGCGGGAGGTGCTGCGGCTGCTGGCCCGCGGCTACGCGTACAAGGAGATCGCCGCCGAGCTGTTCATCTCGGTCAAGACCGTCGAGACGCACGCGTCCAACGTCCTGCGCAAGCTGCGCCTGTCC contains the following coding sequences:
- a CDS encoding ATP-binding protein: MTRPQPTTRVLYRRPDVGLAGGVITGIALHTGLRRRTVTLLFLVLVISGGLGVALYATYWIVLPTPAGVRPSRLPRPVEFVLLGVVVLAAFAVLASRIAGGSLFVPTLLACLGGATIWRQAASPDRERWLRASRSTFGAPTADRMGRLRLLLGAALVVAGGVLVLHRANVNTLRDGLWATGVTAVGLALLGGPWWIRLTSQLGAERAERIRGQERADIAAHLHDSVLQTLALIQRNADSPREVTRLARGQERELRGLLYGTRAAGGQLGAELRTAAAEVEDAYAVKVDVVVVGDLALDDALAAACAAAREAMVNAARHSGATDVSLYAEVEADAVSVFVRDRGVGFEPDAVAEDRQGVRGSIIGRVERNGGTVSLRSSPGGGTEVAIRMRR
- a CDS encoding response regulator transcription factor, producing MTTVYLVDDHAMFRAGVRAELGGRVEVVGEAATPAAAVAGIVASRPQVVLLDVHMPDGGGLAVLRQVGERVPDTRFLVLSVSDAAEDVIALIRAGARGYVTKTISADELADAVERVAGGDVVFSPRLAGFVLDAFRDAPNAPPAAAAPDADFDQLTPREREVLRLLARGYAYKEIAAELFISVKTVETHASNVLRKLRLSSRHQLTRWAADRRIT